The nucleotide sequence GGCATCGCTCCGCGCGGCAACCGGGCTGCCATTCTCGCCGCGCCCGGCGTGCTGCCGCCCTCCCAGCTCGCCAGGCTCCAGGCGTGGCTTCGTGTTCCCGCCGCGCTTCGCACCTGGCGTGTTCCTTTTCTTTCCGCTGGAttctgcaggcggcggcggagtagcTCGCCGGCGCGCGTACCCGAGGATCGAGGCCACGGCGAGGCACGGCGCGAGGAAGGAGAACCCCAAGGTCAGGAACCGCCGGCTGCAGAAGAAGGTACGGTTCAATTCCATCCACCCCAGCTCAActgcacaaatcacaaattaaCCACCAGTCGCTCTTCTGCTCACAACTCACATggttcttgccgccgccggcgctgcagTTCAATGGCACGGCGACGAAGCCGAGGCTATCCGTGTTCTGCTCCAACAGGCAGCTCTATGCCATGCTCGTCGACGACCACAACAAGAAGATCCTCTTCTATGGCAGCACCCTGCAGAAGGCCATCTGCGGTGACCCTCCCTGCGGCGCCGTGGTACGCCGGCCACTTTTTCCTCCCCGAATTTCACCTAGTAATTAAACAGACACTGCTCATTTGTAAGTAATAGTAATATCTTGAGCTGGCCTTGTTGCGACAGGAGGCAGCTGGGAGGATCGGGGAGGAGCTCATCAGGGCGTGCAAGGAGCTGGACATCACCGAGATCTCGTCCTACGACCGCAACGGGTTTGCTCGAGGGGAGAAGATGATGGCGTTCGAAGTTCCGGTCTCGCAGTACGGCTTCCTGCCAAGATAGCAGCAACAAATTGTTAAAGATAGAGATGCATTGCTGTAGATAGGACAGTATAGTGTAGTGATGAAAAATGAACTGGAAACATGTGAATTGGTGGCTGTGTGTTACTGTGATGCATCAGTTTCCTGGAGAGCATGCAGTTAATTCATGTTTCACAGAAGATATTTTCACAATCcatcattattttctatttagaGTTAGAGCTTAAAATATGATTTTGGTTTCTTTACTTAGATTTTGGTCAAATGCAGGATCTAGTGGAGCTTGAGTGCATTGATTGGGCGAGAAAAGAAATTAACATAAAGTATGAAATCAGAGATAACAGGAAGGGATACAAAGCAGGAGCCTTGAAGAAGGGCATGGAACATATCTATACCCAACAGTGCGATTTTGTTGCCATTTTCGATGCAGATTTCCAACCTGAATCTGATTTCCTTCTAAAAATAATACCATTTCTTGTGCATAACCCTAAGATTGGTCTGGTTCAGACACGTTGGGAGTTTGGTAAGcaagtattttcattgtttcaTTCCAACCTTGTGAGGGTAATCAAATTAAATAGCGGTGCTTCAGTTGTTGGTCTGATAGTCCGATTTATGTTTCTGTTGAATTGGTCACTCAACTGTTATATGTATTGCTTGTCTACTAAACTCTCAGATCATGTTCATCAAATAGACTGAACTATGAAGAGCTTATAGCCTTATAGCACTAAATGAAAATGAAAGGAAGTTTATCGGAAAAATGGGCACATCCAATGTTGCACCGTTTTAAGTTATTAAAAAGTAAATTTTGTCGGGTCCCAGAAAACCCATAATTTGGATATAACTGTTAATTCTCTGATGCAATTTGTTCAAGTTTTCAATGGGTAATGTGGTGTTATTTGGTTATTTTAAGTGAGAATCTTTGTTCATTCTGATTACAGGCTGTTCTGCCCTGGCCTTTGCTGGGCAATTTTGCAGTGAACTATGATGTTTGCCTTATGACAAGGATACAGAAGATGTCACTGGACTATCATTTCAAAGTAGAGCAGGAATCAGGCTCATCTATGCATTCATTCTTTGGCTTCAACGGTAAGATCCAATATCAGAACTACTTACGTGAACTAATCATGCCTGGTCCTAACATCACTGATCTGCCTACAGGTACTGCTGCTGTGTGGCGGGTATCAGCTACTATTAACGAAGCAGGAGGTTGGAAGGATCACACAACTGTGGAAGACATGGACTTGGCTGTACGCCTGTACGGGCAAGCCTCAAGGGATGGCAATTCCTGTATGTTGGTGATATAAGGGTATGTATATGTTGATCCTTTAATAAGCATATATGAATATTTTACCCTGTTTTAATAATGAATCTTGAGCAGGTTAAGAGTGAACTCCCAAGTACCTTCAAAGCCTACCGACATCGGCAGCATAGATGGACTTGTGGTACTGCCAACCTCTTCAGAAAAATGCAACGGAAATTGCCAAAAACAAGGCTAGCCTTCTTCAATATGACAGAATGGAACATGTTACAGGATTGTCATGCAATAAGTTTCTTTACCCGATTATATGTGATTCAGGGCGTATCTGTATGGAAAAAACTTCATCTACTCTACAGCTTTTTCTTCGTAAGGAGGGTCGTCGCTCCCATCCTGACCTTCCTGTTCTACCGTGTTGTGATTCCGCTGTCTGTCATGGTCCCTGAAATCAGCATTCCTGTCTGGGGGATGGTCTGCATTCCCACTGCCATTACCATCATGAACGCCATCAGAAATCCTGGGTAAGAATGAATTCTTCCTGCAGAGAATGTCTCTCAATCTGCCCATCAATTTTCCAAGATTACAGATTTTATCTAATATATACCAGGTCTCTCCATCTGATGCCTTTTTAGATTCTATTTGAGAATGTCATGGCCATGCACCGAATGCGTGCAGCTCTAACAGGCTTGCTCGAGACCATGAATGTCAATCAGTGGGTGGTTACTGAGAAGGTTGGTGATCATGTAAAGGACAAGCTTGAAGTCCCTCTTCTTGAACCATTGAAGCCAACAGACTGCGTCGAGAGGTAAAAACATTACTTACGATCATACCAGTTATCCTCTGATAGCAGAGCAGTGAAAAACTGAAAATTCATGCCTGAAACTACATGTCTATCTGATTTTTCACCCTTGCAGGATTTACATTCCTGAGCTCGTGGTCGCGTTCTACCTCCTGGTATGCGCGTCTCACGATTTGGTGCTTGGAGCCAAGCACTACTACCTGTACATCTACCCTGGAATTTTTacaatttggtccttttaaaaaacttatttcgtaaatagaccactgaaaaaacttatcccagaaatggtcctttttgaagCGCCAAAGTGGCTGGCGCTGTCACCGTGGCGGGGGCGGCGCTGAGGTGGCATGGGGAGCACGCTAGAGTGGCTGGATCCGCACGCCGTGGTCCTTCCCACTCGTACCTGGTTGCTTCAGAAGACAGAggccgccggatccgcgcgCCTCTGTCGCTCCCGAGGACGGGGGGCGGTGGATTTGTGCGCCGCCATCCTTGCCCCTACACTTTACCCTTTCCGACAGCATGGGGGTATGGAGGTGGAGCGGTGGTGACACAAGGATGTGCAACGGAGAGTGGGGGGAGGACGGACGAcatcggcggcggtgggtggaggGCGGATGGCAGCGGGGGAGCACGGGCGCGAGTGGAGTGGCGGCCGcatgggctagggtttggggtaGATGTGGTTGTTTTTTCGAAACAGTCCCTTCCTTTTTTATGTTTACAACGCTATCCCTAGAAGtggaattttctcttcttcgTATTGTATTTCTGTGAAATAGGAGGGCTTTTCCGGAAGAAACGCAACGGGTGTTAACCGGTCCAAGGACGTATGAGATATTTCATACAAAtatgtgttgttttttttttgcaaaattgccTATTAATGAAAACCGGTTCCACCCCGCAGTGGAGACCGGCACGCATGCACACCCCACTTTGCCCAAAATTAGGATTGACTAGAAAATAGGCGCACCAGTTGGTGCGCTTTAGTTTATGGCCCGTGAGTTCATCTACAACATAGATATTTAAATTTGAAAGTCCATGAGCTAGTTTGATATCTATAAAAACCATGCATTCAGATGGACCTCCTAAttgattttaattttatatttggtGAAACATAAGACGAATCAAAGTAGGATACTCCGTCTGCCCCATAATTAGCGCCCACAATAAACGCAGTTGTGGGTTTcagtgtccaactttgaccatccgtccatccgtcttatttgaaatatttttatgattagtatttttattgttattaaatgataacatatgaatagtactttatgcgtgacttaacttttaaaattttttcataaattttttaaataagacggacggttaaacgttggtacggaaacttatggctgcacttataatgggacggaggaagtagtaatttatgcttgtcattaattttgtTGTTTAAGCCCATGTTGTAGTGATTTAgcaaaatctgacagttttgcATTTTACTAATAATATATTCCTCCATCTCGGTCCCAAAATAAACGGGCTTCTGGCATTTAAATTTtcatctaaaatataaaatcttCTATAAGTTTAATAGGTGCAACCGTATAAGGCTGTTAATCCAAAAAGAGATATTGAAAGGATTAACCAAGCAAAGCCTTTCCACCAATCAGCATGGATTAGCTCAATAGCGGCTGGTAATTATGCCAATCAGGAGTGGTCCTGCTTGTTTAATGTGGGCCATTTCAGACTTTTGTCTTCCAGCTTTGATTGGTTTTAAATTTGCTAGatacttttatattttagaacgaaagAAACAATGTACaacaaatatttaaaatatggTTCTTCAGAATGTAAAGTTGGATCCGATCTTTTAGATGGGTCATTTATTCTTCTATTTATTGTTTCTTGTAAAAATATAGGATATTAATGATGACACGTCCTTTTCGCCAATTTTATATTTGTCTTTTTGACTTATAATGCAATATATTCTATTTATCCAAGAATTCAAAATACTCCATcaatttttaatagatgatattGTCGACTTTTAAATGTGGTGTTTGCGCATTTGTCTTGTTAAGAAAACTATGCAAGCATCATTTATTATCATtaaagatttttttaagtataatttatatattttcaaTAGAACAAATGATTGAACGTAATATCTAAAAGTTAatagcgtcatctattaaaaataaagagtagtgtttttttatttagttcttgtttttttttcattttcctccGCTTTTTACATGCTGTATTTATGTTCGCTCCTAGCCTCCTACTCATGCGATTTACCGGAGAGTAACACACAACGTACGCAACGGTGTCACAAATCCGAGAAGCTACAGCGTGCGCTCGGTGTGCCTTGTATTTCGTAGCCAGCTAGATTGTTCCAGAGGGAGTGAAGGATACGGACCAGAGCCAGTCGACGCACCAAAGAGCAACATATAATCAAACTTCAGCCGAACGGTTTTAGAacatatgatgatgatgatacgtGATCGAACGGTGCAGGAGAAGAGCCAAGGAAACACGTGGCAGATTCTCAGAGGGGTAGAGCTTAATTCCTAGGACGCCACGTGGCCCAATCACTTGGCAGTGTTAGAACTTTGCAATCGGTATAAAAGATTGGCGCACCGGAAATCGCCCATGAAAGACGCCGCACGAGGGGCCTCATCGTTTGCCCTATGGCTTATAAgccaaagccaaaatttaaattttaaaacttaattttgaatttgaatttgattctttttcaacatagttttttttttaactttggcttttcaaccactaagaatatatatatatatatatatatatatatatatatatatatatatatatatatatatatatatatatattcacatattattttttaatcacTAATAAGTCGTTATAGGTTATAATAAGATTAGACCAACCGATGGGGACCGAGGAGCCAACAGCAGCTAACGTACACGTGTAATTAAGTAGGatatccaaaaagaaaatctaaaaacggAGAAAAACGGTATGGTTAGGGCTGTCATTAGCTGATAATGATTATCAGGAGGTCTCTCTTTCTCCTTGACGTGCTCGTTCTTGCTATCATCGCTCAAAGCTTCACGCCAGAGGTTGGTTACTAGGTAGGCTGGGttgaaggggagaggaggagaccgCATCACAGTGGGGCATCCATGCATGCCCTTGCGGGAGGACGAGTTTCTTCGCAAGGGCACGCCCAGAGCTATACGGAATGGAGGGAAATCTCTGATGTGGCAACTTGTGGTTATACGAGACGTACGTATAGACACCATGAATAGTCTTAGCACTAAAGCATAGCATAGCATAGCGGGCAGCAGCTGGTACGGCCATTAGTCACGAGAAATGCATGCCACTATACCTGACGAAGCCAACTTTAGGCCTGTTTAGGGAATTTAAAATTCTGTGAAGCAGCTGCTGAGAAGCTAGCTGGtgagaatctggagaagctggaaacccagcttctggcttctagctCATTTTTCAGATTTTACAATTACATATTCTCAGAATCTGGGAAAAAAGCTAAACTGTTTAAGGAGCTTTTGACAAATAAAAATTCTAAATGAACCTGCAGCTGCTAGAAGCTCTCCGAAACATACCCGTGGTCACCAGGCCAGCCAACCATCGGTTTGCATTGAACGGAAGCAACAACTTGCGTTTTGTCCGCTTATGGAGCGTGCGGGCGCACATTTTCCTTGTTTAGGGAccatcgaccgatcgatcgagctgtcTTTATCCCCCGCGACTTTATGTGAGCCATTTTGCCCccttattactactactactactagcattCATGCTCGTACGGTTCATGTCTTCCTCAACGTCATGGTAGTCAGTATCCTGATTCGTATCCTACTATCTAACGATACTACGATCCTATCAAGCCGAAACAATACCGATTCCACCTAATAtcctaattttcatagtatctcgatc is from Oryza sativa Japonica Group chromosome 9, ASM3414082v1 and encodes:
- the LOC107277421 gene encoding uncharacterized protein → MASLRAATGLPFSPRPACCRPPSSPGSRRGFVFPPRFAPGVFLFFPLDSAGGGGVARRRAYPRIEATARHGARKENPKVRNRRLQKKFNGTATKPRLSVFCSNRQLYAMLVDDHNKKILFYGSTLQKAICGDPPCGAVEAAGRIGEELIRACKELDITEISSYDRNGFARGEKMMAFEVPVSQYGFLPR